A single region of the Thermoanaerobaculia bacterium genome encodes:
- a CDS encoding zf-HC2 domain-containing protein — translation MTNQCPKGFDEQLLSGYLDDELNQSRQQRVELHIQECEICRVTLEQLRTIREVAMKTQFETPSDDAWGELPRGLASRATRGFGWIFLILWFVIMVGFGLYQFLSGPEDLWLKMVTVGGLLGLVLLFLSVLIDRIRTMKSDRYREVDL, via the coding sequence ATGACGAACCAATGCCCGAAAGGATTTGATGAACAGCTTCTGTCGGGGTACCTCGATGATGAGTTGAACCAGTCCAGACAGCAGCGGGTTGAGCTCCACATTCAGGAATGCGAAATCTGCAGGGTTACCCTCGAACAACTTCGTACGATCAGGGAGGTGGCCATGAAAACCCAATTCGAAACTCCATCCGATGATGCGTGGGGCGAACTTCCCAGAGGTCTGGCGAGCCGTGCCACCCGGGGGTTCGGCTGGATCTTTCTGATTCTATGGTTTGTCATCATGGTGGGCTTTGGACTCTACCAGTTTCTCTCAGGCCCTGAAGATCTCTGGCTCAAGATGGTCACAGTCGGGGGACTTCTGGGACTTGTCCTGCTCTTTCTGTCTGTACTGATTGATCGAATTCGAACGATGAAGTCCGATCGCTACCGGGAGGTGGATCTATGA